The Vitis vinifera cultivar Pinot Noir 40024 chromosome 7, ASM3070453v1 genomic interval TCGTACCACTTCATATCCTTCTCTGGCCGAACCACATCCATGTGCTTCCCCAACACCGCCTTCGCCAGCCGGTCTAGATCATAGCGACCAAGATCCAGATCCTCCCTTCGCAGCCCCTCAAAAGCCAAAGTCCCCAAATCCACTGTGTTCACCATCTTCAACCTTTGCTCCCGCAGCATCCTCTTCGCCAGCGTCTTCATACCAACACCAACAGCAACAACGTTTGGATCAGAGAAAAACTCCGTCACGCACCTCGGCGGGTCGTCGCCAGGCTCCGGCAACTGGTAGATGAGACATTGCGAGCCGATGCAGAGCTGAAGGATGCCATAGGGATCGTCACCGGGGTCGCTGCAGGCGACGTTTTTTAACCAATCGGCTTCAACCTCGGCACAGACGCCGACGACTATCTTCCCGTGGCTGTTCCGGCAGCTTTTCAAAACTTCTTTGAACCACTTGGCGGCGGTGAAATCACAGAACGTGGAAATGGTGAAGATGCGATGTGTGCGCTCGTTCTTGAGGTCCTCCACGAACACTTTGTAGGCGTGGTAAACATATCTCCTATCGTCTACGACGTCCTTCTTCGCTGTGATTCTCAGCATCGTTCCTTCACCAGAGACACAGAAACACAAACAACCGGAAAAGAGAGACGGTGAGAAAGGTAGGGTGAGGTGATCTCTTTTTCCTTACTTAGAGGCgaagttcaaaaatgaaatcatttcaTTTTAGTTTCACTGGCTTGGGTATTTATTATGTTGTAATTTCATTAAATACCAAACAGTTAATATGTGTTTGATAATTGAAATTCCAAGTAACTAATCTCATATTTTCATGTTGTGGAaagtattaatttattattttattttatcttaaatttacCATGTCTTCCATatactcttcttttttttcttagctGGCATCATATTCCATTGAAGAAATAGACAtgtaatgatttaataatttaatttttatgttttaaataagaaaaaaattaaggtagtGTTtggttgaaaacaattttgaattgtatcaattttttagaggatttttgaattaaatttgatgaaataatcctaaatttgtaataataatctCTTCGGTATTTGAACTTTGAAAAGCAAGATATAAATGTCTTTCAACATTTGGATTctttttatataagttttagaAGAAAATATTACTTTTACTTGTGAAGATGAAGTGTACTTTTATCAAACATAGGTCATTTTGTAAGTTAAAATATATAGAGAATTAAAGTTGGTTTGGCgcttgatttaaaaataattttatgttttttaaaatagaaaattgttttgaaaacttTCTAACACTATTTTGATTGCTActatttgagaataatttttaaaaacaaagataaatagataacaattttagaaaataagtaaaaattattttcacatgtttttaaaaataaaaagaaaacataaaacgatttgattatgtttttttaaacttatttttatttttaaaaatcgatTCATTCAATTGTTGATTGATCGCGAATTACTCTAAATGAACGGTTCAAATTATCCCCTTATTTTGTAAACATGAAAGGCGAGCCTTATTTTATTATGACAAAGTCCACACCCACTCCAACCATTTTGTGGGCTAAGGCTTGAGCCCAAGTGATGCATGTGCCCTCTGTGAGGATGGCTTTTATAGGCATCTTTTCATCCTTATTTCTCTCAGAATTCGATGTGGGATTGCTAActaatatcaatgaaaaaaatataacaaatctCCACTAAGAGGGCTTGAACCTTGGACCTCAAGTCTAGTTATCAACCTAGGACACCACTCAGctataaaacaaagaaaataagtaaaaattattttcacctattttttaaagtaaaaagaaaacataaaccgATTTGATTATGGGTGGGTATTGGATCGGTCATGAATCACCTAAACCAGTGATCGAATCGGTGACCCGGTTGAACCAGATAGTTCTAAACGAATCGAACGATTCAAGTTATCCCCTTATTTTGTAAACATGGAAGGGTTCCATTGGGTTTAAGTGTTTTTGGCTAAAGCCCATGCTGACCTGTCTTATTATGACAAAGCCCACACCCACCCCAAACATTTTGTGGGCTGAGTCTTGAGCTCAGGTGATGCATGTGTCCTCAGGTCCTGTTATCAACCTAGGACACCACTCTACTACATACATTTTGTCATCAAATAtgccaaacaaaataatatatattaaattttaaatttttttataatattaaataaaaataatataatatttttaaaaatgataaaattagtttaaattttcattttcatttttaatatattcatattttatttaataaattttaaaatattaatatgatttaatttgataatatcaaagatataaaataatattaatgatttttaatttattcatatatatttaaaaaaatttataattatttttaattttaataatatataaattatatattcatGATGTCACCGGTTCGACCGTGGTTCGACTACCGGTTCAATCAATGAACCGTGAATAGATAATTTTTTCAGTTCCATGAGttcaattatgaaaatattgtattttatagTGAATTGGAAGCTTTTAAGAACTTGACACCTGGCCAAATATGTCTCTTCCTTATTTATAAACTACCATCTAAGTCGTTATTTGTAAATGTTTACAATAATTCTCTAGAACATTCGACACAAGTTCAAGGACTTCAATCTAACAATGGAGATGTGCAAATGTCTAGGAATCATTCTAGAAGCTAGTAAATGTATATAAGCTGCATAATGGGacaattcaaaatttccaagattgcattttaatttattatatgaGTTGCACTTAGGCCCGCCTCCTACTGTCAGTCTACTTGACCTGTGCCACACATTTCATAGGACTTTTCTTAATAGTgcagtaatttaaaaaagttattcttaaattactgtagtggaagaagttattacaaatatagggtagtttttgccacataagagaggaaagaggagagagggtgagagaggagataggagagaggagagagggtgaacggtaaaattttttaaaaaagcgaactcgtctcttgaagagacgagttccatgaaagaTAATTATTCaaggaaactcgtctcttcaagagacgagttcccattaaaaaaaatatatatatatttttaaaaaattcacaaattaaaaaaaataaaataaaatttggaactaaagggaactcgtctgaagagacgagttcccatgggaaaaaaaatcccaaaaaaaaaaaaaaaatcctaaaggaactcgtctcttgaagagacgagttcccatgtaaaaaaaaaaatatttttttaaatatatattaaaaaaaataaaaataaaaaaataaaaaaaacaattcctcaaaattcctaaagggaactcgtctcttataaaaaaaaataaaataaaattcaagagacgagttccctttacgaaaaaaatatttttttaaaaaaatatattttttattttaaaaaatcccaaattaaaaaaaaaaaaaaaaaaacaattccaaagggaactcgtctcttgaagagacgagttcccatgtaaaattttttttttttaaatatatattaaaaaaaaaaaaaaaaaacaattcctcaaaattcctaaagggaactcgtctcttcaagagacgagttcccatgtaaaaaatatatatatatatatatatatataaaaaaatttcaagagacgagttcaaaaaaaatattttttattttaaaaaataccaaattaataaaaaaaaaaaaaaaaaaaaaaaaaaaacacaattccaaagggaactcgtctcttgaagagacgagttcccatgtaaaaaaaaaatatttttttaaatatatattaaaaaaaaaaaaaaaaaacaattcctcaaaattcctaaaggaaactcgtctcttcaaaagacgagttcccatgtaaaaaaaaatatatatatataaactcaatatatatatatataaaatatttttcaagagacgagttcaaaaaaaatatttttttaaaaaaatatattttttattttaaaaaatcccaaattaaaaaaaaaaaaaaaaaaaaaaaaaacacaattccaaagggaacgcgtctcttgaagagatgagttcccatgtaaaaaaaaaaatttttttttaaatatatatattaaaaaaaaaaaaaaaaaacaattcctcaaaattcctaaagtgAAGAGACGaattccctttaggaattttgaggaattgttttttttttttttttttaatatatatatttaaaaaaatatttttttttttacatgggaactcgtctcttcaagagacgagttccctttgaaattgtgtgtttttttttttttttttttaatttgggattttttaaaatataaaatatatttttaaaaaaaaatattttttttacatgggaattcgtctcttgaagagacgagttctgaattttgaggaattgtttttttttttttaatatatatatatttaaatatatatatatatatatatatatatatatatatatatatatatatatatatatttttacatgggaactcgtctctttggaattgtgtgttttttttttttttttttttttaatttgagattttttaaaataaaaaatatatttttttcctaaaggaactcgtctcttcaagagacaagttcccttgagtaaactcttttttacatggaacttgGGAACTCGTCtgttgaagagacgagttcctctaggaattttgaggaattgttttttattttattttattttatattttaatatatatattttaaaaaaatatattttttttacatgagaactcgtctcttgaagagacgagttccctttggaattgtgtgtaagagacgagttccctttggaattgtgtgtgtgtgagtgttttttttttttttttttttaaataaaaaatatattttttaaaaaaattattttttttcctaaagggaactctgattttattttttatttttttttacatgggaactcgtctcttcaagagacgagttccctttaggaattttgaggaattgtttttttttttttttaatatatatatttaaaaaaaagtatattttttttgcatgggaactcgtctcttgaagagacgagttcgctttttttaaaaattttattccttcaccctctctcctctctcctctctcctatgtggcaaaaactaccatatatttgtaataacttctttcACTACATTAATTTaagaataacttttttaaattactactTGAGAAAAGTCCGGACACAtccatatgtatatatatatatatatatatatataatatatacgCCCGACGCCGAAGAAAGGAAGGACAAATGCAAATCAAAGAAAGTAAAAGGCTAAAAGCACAAGATAACAACGCAAAGTTTTTGCGTGACGGCCAAGAGTGACTTTTTCAAGGGCATTTTAGTATTTTACAATTAAGCTTGTCGGCCTACCACTCTCTTATTTTGTTCTCGCGATTCTCCGCTCCACTATTTGAGTCCGCAACCTTTGATTGACTTGGTTTCAGTTGTTCGAAAATGCCCCTACCGGTTTTGGCCCTTGGGCGTTCCTAAAATGATTGAAGCACTTCCTTTTGTTTCCAAGGAAGCTTTTTGGTTCAACTCGGATTCCCAAAGCCGatctatttctattttctatatataattcACCGGTTCCACGAACCCTAGAAATCATCGTGTAAGCGCACCACCAGGTGTCCTGGAttatatgtttgttttaaaaccctagatcttcatcttcatcttgtCTTTAATCTCTCTTCCTTTCGATCTCTCTCATAcatagagaaagagaagagagcAATGGACGATAGCTGTGCCGTTTGCGCCGAGACTCTCGAATGGGTTTCGTACGGACCATGTGGCCATCGCGATGTGTGCTCGACTTGCGTGGCTCGTCTTCGCTTCATCTGCGACGATCGCCGTTGCTGCATCTGCAAAACCGAGTGCAACGTTGTCTTTGTCACGAAGGTTCCGGTCTTTCTTTTACCTTTTGACACTTGTTGAATCTGTAATTGTTTGATTCTTGATTGAGTAtaccgtttggttgctgagaaattaGGGGAAATGAAGCTGTCGGGTTAACTAGTCAATTATTTGGTTGAGTTGAGTtaaaattatggttttattctttttgtaaatgaattaaaaacagtaattaattggaaaaatttagatttcattgtcattttttttctctttccctcCGTTTTCTATGGGCAAAACAGGCTAAGGttgataaatagaaaaaacttgTGAGAGTAAGTTAAAGTTGCATTCCCTTGGGataaagtatttgataaatgGAACCTAGTTGCATTTAGTTTGTTAATTTGTATTCTGTTCAATTTGAGCAATACACATGGGTCTATTGGTGTTGCTATTGTTTAAGGTTGAACTTCAAGACTTTAAGTTTACGATCCTTACTTTCTGCACTTTATCAAATTATATGAAGTTGGTTCTCACGAGTTCCGAGAGTTTTCTTTCCTGTTCTGCTTAGTTGAGTGTTTATGATTCTTTTAGGTATATTTGTTGGATTTGTGATTGTTGAATTCACACaaaatattcaatttaaatgtgatttgatttttcaataataaGAACATAAATGGGGATACTTTGGCATTCAGTGTTGCTGATCTGAAATATGCAACTAGAAAGAGGGATTGGTAGATATGAATGTTTAGCATTCAgttctgatttttattttgatttctacAATTGTGCAGGCCTTAGGAGATTATACAAGAATGGTTAATGATTTTTCAATCCTGCCAACCGAATCAAGGGAGGGTCAAGTGGGAATGTATTGGTATCATGAGGACACACAAGCATTTTTTGATGATGTGGACCACTACAAGATGATCAAGGCAATGTGCAGGCTTTCTTGCAGCGTATGTGACCAGATGGAGGAGCAATCAAATGATGGCTCAAAGAGAAGGCAAAAGTTTAGGAATATTGACCAGTTGAAGGGTCATTTATTCCATCGGCATAAATTGTTCATGTGCAGTTTGTGTTTGGAAGGAAGAAAAGTGAGTTCCATATCTGTGACATCTTATATGATATTTACCCTCTGTCTATCTGTGTATACACACAATTCAGATGTCATTCTTCTGTTGTCCTCCAAATTTGTTCTTATGAATTCGTCTTTAGCTGTGCTTTTCTTTAAAGTAGGCGTTTAATATAGAATGcattctttttgaaaaagaacACAAGTAactctaaatattaataaattccaTGTTTGATTTGTGGATTCATTAGTCTCCTAGCAAAAAGGAAATCTATCCTTGATCCAACAACCCTAAACCTtacttttcatatataaatgCCTTCTGACCATGTCAAAATCTGTTTAATCTGCAGCTAAGCCCACTTAAGTACCTTCATTGCTTCATGAAGCAAAAGTAAATAAGGATCAAATATCCTCAAAAGACAAAAGCAACAATAAAAGAAAGTACTGCAAGAACATCCAAACAGCCCAACCACTAGCCACAAAGTCAATTATCCCCTTGACCACTGATATCTCTGAACTCTCTTATCAAGTCTGACCTTTTCCCTGTGATCAGTTCATTAGTGGCTCTTTTATCTTCTGGTAGACTTTCTTTCTAGTTAAACAGAAGTAATGCATTTTTTGGAATATAAAAAGAACAAATTGACATAGTGTTGGTGTCTATAATGTTTTCCTGAGTGTCACAAATGAAGTTTATTTGTCTCTTAGGTGGTTGGTATTGTTCAGCCAAAATACTATAGTGTTCTGCTTTATTTGCTTTATATGCCCCACCATTGGATGAGAGCTGCATGTTTGTTATTCTATTGCATAAATGATTCTAATGTGCGATGAAATGAGGGATTGGTAGAAAGAGGAGAATAGTGAGGGGAATGTAGCATACGATGAGATAGGTTCTATGGCTGAAATTAATGCTGGCTCTCTGGAAATCTGGTTTTGACATCTTTTTCACGGTTA includes:
- the LOC104879844 gene encoding uncharacterized protein LOC104879844, with translation MLRITAKKDVVDDRRYVYHAYKVFVEDLKNERTHRIFTISTFCDFTAAKWFKEVLKSCRNSHGKIVVGVCAEVEADWLKNVACSDPGDDPYGILQLCIGSQCLIYQLPEPGDDPPRCVTEFFSDPNVVAVGVGMKTLAKRMLREQRLKMVNTVDLGTLAFEGLRREDLDLGRYDLDRLAKAVLGKHMDVVRPEKDMKWYDRISHYDWYDRVLTCEKAAYATVDPYLCFLIGTQLYDMIKDHSAPKKKKKNNKNKNKKN